AGTATTGAAGCAGAACCACTTTGAATATGAAGATGTGGAAGTGTTGAAAGTCGTCATCATGGGACATGCCCGTTTATATGAGGTCATGCAGGAAAAAGACGCGATTTACATGAAGGCTGACTTCACTGATGAAGACGGTATGAAGGCCGCTGAGCTTGAAGGTGAGTTTGCTGAGCTTAATGGTTGGGAAGCAGAATCCGAAGCAGCAATCCTTCTTAAAGGCTTAGGGATTGGTGAGGAACTGCATGATAAGAAAATGGCTGATATCGGCGGCGGAGAGAAAGTAAAAGTCCTTCTTGCTCAGGCACTATTCGGCAAGCCGGATGTTCTCCTTCTTGACGAACCTACCAACCACCTTGATATCGCTGCGATCCAATGGCTGGAAGAATTCTTGATCAATTTCGAGAATACAGTAATTGTCGTATCCCATGACCGTCACTTCTTGAACAAAGTTTGTACCCATATTGCTGACCTGGACTTCGGGAAAATACAGCTTTATGTGGGGAACTATGATTTCTGGTATGAATCAAGCCAGCTGGCATTGAAAATGCAGTCGGATACAAACCGCAAAAAAGAAGAGAAAATTAAAGAGTTACAAGCGTTCATCGCGCGTTTTAGTGCAAACGCATCTAAATCCAAGCAGGCTACTTCCCGGAAGAAACTGCTTGATAAAATCTCTTTGGATGATATCAAACCATCATCACGTAAATATCCTTACGTCGCTTTTACCCCAGATCGCGAAATCGGAAACGACCTATTGAGAGTTGATGGAATTTCCAAAACCATTGACGGTGTAAAGGTCTTGGATAATATCAGCTTCATTATGAATAAAGATGACAAGATCGCGCTTGTTGGAAAGAATGAAATCGCGATTACGACATTGTTCAAGATTCTTACTGGGGAAATGGAAGCGGACAGCGGGACTTACAAATGGGGTGTAACGACTTCCCAGGCTTATTTCCCTAAAGACAACTCTGAATTCTTTGAAGGATGCGATCTGACACTAGTGGACTGGCTTCGTCAATTCTCTCCGAAGGATGACAGCGAAAGCTTCCTCCGTGGATTCCTTGGGCGTATGCTGTTCTCTGGTGAAGAAGTTCTGAAGAAAGCAAGTGTCCTTTCCGGAGGAGAAAAAGTTCGTTGTATGCTCTCAAAAATGATGCTATCAGGTGCAAACGTCCTTCTTTTGGATGAGCCTACGAACCATCTGGATCTTGAATCCATTACCGCTTTGAACAACGGAATGATTAACTTCAAAGGTTCAATGATTTTCTCGTCTCATGACCACCAATTCGTCCAGACTGTAGCGAATAGGATCATGGAAATCACTCCATCAGGGTTGGTCGACAAACAAGTGACTTATGACGAATACCTTGAAAATGAAGAGCTTCAGAAGCAAATTGCTGAAATGTATAGTTAAACCCCAAAAACCCTCGGATGGCCTCCGGGGGTTTTTGCTATCTGAAGGATTAGCCTCTTTTCTGCTTCTTTCTTGAGGAATCAGCTGCTCTGCTACCTGTCTCGCTTGCCGTCGTCCCCTGCCCTTCCACCTGGCTAGAATTCAGCCCGATTGTTGATGGATCCTTTTTTCGCTTATTTGACATGCCTGCACCTCCTTTGTCTGCATTTATATTGTGAAGCTCAGAGAATAATTTATTCTTGCCGCGGACAACTTATATGAGTGAGGAGGTGTTATTGATGGCAAGAGTAGGTGTAGAACAATCTCTTACAAACATTTCAGAAGCGTTGCGTGAAAGAGGGCATGAAGTGGTCGAATTGCGCTCAGAAGCTGATTCCCAAGGCTGTGACTGCTGTGTGGTAACGGGTATAGACTCAAACGTAATGGGGATGCAGGATGTTTCAACACAAGGATCAGTCATTGAGGCAAACGGGCTTTCCGCAGAAGAGGTTTGCAGGCAAATAGATCAAAAAACTGGACAGAGTCGTTAATCGTTGCAAAACTGCCAATCTTCTGGCAGTTTTTTCTTTTCCCCTATAATCTTTTCTCCACCCTTATATCATGATATTTTCACCAACTTGTGATATTTTCTCTATGTAGGATCCATCTAATTTCGATATAATCAGTTATATCTATTGTATATGTTTAAAAAGGACGTTTGAAAGGATGGAAGGATTGAAAAAAATACATATTATTCTTTTCACCGCCCTGGCACTCTTCATTTCGGGCTGTGCAGATGACCGTGCAACAAACCAAACGGAATTGACCATCTCTGCCGCCGCAAGTCTCCGTGAAGTAATGGAAGAGACGGGGCAGCTGTATATGAAACAAAATCCAGGAATTAAAATAGTGTATAACTTTGGCGGATCAGGTTCCCTCGCGCAACAAATCTCCCAGGGTGCTCCTGTAGATTTGTTTATCTCCGCAGCTGAGGATAAATTTGATTACTTATATTCCAAAAAGCTTTTACATCAAGAACATAGCGTAAGGCTTCTTAGAAACGAACTTGTATTGATCACGCAAAAAGATAGCAAAGACATCATGTCAGCAGAATCTTTAACAAACGATAACATTGAGAGGATTGCTATTGGCACTCCTGAATCTGTGCCTGCTGGCATGTATGGGAAACAAGCATTGCTTTCATTGCAATTATGGGATGAACTTGAGGAAAAAATCATTCCTGCTAAGGATGTTCGCCAGGTTCTTTCCTATGTTGAAACAGGCAATGTCGATGCTGGCTTTGTTTATAAAACAGACGCACTGATTTCCGATAAAATAAGAATTATCCCTTTGAATGGGAAAGTGCTTCACGACCCTATTGTATATCCAGTTGGGGTAGTAGCTGGAACTGAGCACCTAAGTGAGTCTATCGATTTTTTCGATTTCCTAAAAGGTCAAGAAGCAATGAAAGTTTTCAAAAAATATGGCTTTAAAGCAGCATTGGAATGATTTTTTATGAGCAGTGATTTCTGGAGTCCGGTTAAACTTTCCCTTGAGATTGCTTCTGTGTCGGTAGTGATTGTGTTTTTATTCGGTATATTTGCTGCAAGGTTTATGGCAAGGAGAAGTTTCATTGGTAAAACAGCTGTAGAGACGCTGTTAACATTGCCTTTAGTACTTCCTCCCACTGTAGTGGGATTTCTGTTGATTGTTATCTTCGGCATTAATAGCCCAATAGGAAGACTAATTGAACATGTTTTCGGCAGTCCCCTGATTTTTAGCTGGTGGGCAGCTGTCATTGCTGCATCTGTCGTTGCCTTTCCCTTGATGTATCAATCAGCCAAGACTGGTTTTCTGTCAATAGATCCTGGCGCGGAGGAAGCTGCAAGAGTAGATGGAGCAAATGAGTGGAAGGTTTTTTTATATGTTACTCTCCCCCTTTCAGCAAAAACTTTAATCACCGGACTTATTTTAAGTTTCGCCAGAGCCCTCGGGGAATTTGGAGCAACCCTTATGTTTGCCGGCAATTTGCCTGGAAAGACCCAGACCGCCCCAACTGCAATCTATGTAGCGCTTGAGTCTGGAAACATGCAGTCGGCCTGGCTGTGGGTTATTGCGATGGTAGGAATATCATTCATCATGCTTCTTTCTACTTCATTATTAAAACAATAGCTGCAGAATACTTCTGATTCGCAGCTTTCCCAACCTTTCACGTGTATTAAAAAAGCCATGGTTCCTCATGGCTTTCTGCATTGTATTAGACTATTGAATGAACTTAACTTCAAGACATGAATCCAAGCCGAGACCTTTTTGAAAAACGATCAATCTTTTATTCAAAGTTTACAACGAGATTGATCGGTTCCCCGATTTTCTCTTTATCCTTATCAACCAGGTCTCCTGAGAGAATTTCCACTTTATCAAGATTTTCAAGCTCATCCACGATAAATCCAAGATTCCCTTGCTTCTTTTGCCGTGCTAAATTCTCACCATTTAGTTCCTCAAGGTAAAAATCATCTTCCCATGTCTTATGAATTGTATTATTGATACTCACCATTGCCACCGGCCCAAAGTGATAATTTTCGGCGGAATTATTCTTTACTTCTACGCCAATTTTAACAAAATCAAATTCTTCATCATGGGTATATGGATGGTAGAAATCAATTAGGCTGTAATCAGGAATAAAGTGCAGCAACTTAACCTCTTTGACTGTATATTCTATTCCGTCCAGTTTAAAGGTTTCATTGACTTTTTTTACTGACTTAAGGGTTAATTCACCTTTTTCGTCCGTAATAGAATCGCCTACTTTTTTAAGATCCCTGTCATCCGTCACTTGCGGATTAGGTACATAAACATCGGTATTGTTATTAGTTGGTTTATCCACAACGGTTTCAGCAGTTTTACTCTCCTTGTTTGACTCGGCCTCGGCAAATGAACAGCCTGTCACCATTGAAACAGCCAGCATGATTTGTAGGTATTTTTTCATTTTAAAAACCCCTTTTTAGAAAATTTCCCGCAGATCCAAGGCTTCTGCGGGAGTGGTTAATCCATTATTTCCTCTTGCCGTTTGCAAGAATGTCAAAAATGTTTTTCGCATTGTCAGTATTGTCAATTTGTCCATAGAATCGCTCTTTACCAGGACCGAATGCATATACAGGGACGTCTTCACCAGTGTGTCCGCCAGTTGTCCAGCCAGTATTTGATCGTGTATCAAAAATCTTTTCAATAGCATTGTCAATATCCGCTTTTTTACCTGAAGCAGCATCTTTAACCGATTGAATTTCTTCAGCTGTCAATGCAGGCAGATCTTGAGATTCAAAATCAATATATTTCTTTAATGTTTCCTCCGCACTTGCACCTTTGGCAATTTCAGCAGCCATGAAATCAGGAGTACGTTTTGCAGCCTTGATCGGTGCACCGAACCAGTTGTAGATGCCGTTAGCGCCAATTGAGTATCCGCCTGTTGAGTGGTCCGCAGTCGCAACTACTAACGTATGTTTGTCCTTCTTTGCGAATTCGATAGCTGCTTTGTAAGCTTTCTCGAAATCTTCCATTTCACTCATGGCAGCGACAATATCATTGTCATGACCCGCCCAGTCGACTTGGCTGCCTTCTACCATCAGGAAGAAGCCATCCTTGTCTTTGTTCAAACGCTGAATTGCTGATTTTGTCATTTCCTCAAGAGATGGAGTTTCTTCACTGCGATCGATCATCTTGTCCATACCGCCGGGCGCAAAAAGTCCAAGCACCTTTTCGTTTGTGTTATTGAGCAATTCCTGCTTGTTCGTTACATAGCTATAACCATCTTTCTGGAAATCTTTCGCAAGATTTCTGTCTGCACGTTCAAAGTTGCTTAGCCCCCCGCCCAGCATGACATCGATTTTGTGCTCACCATTTACCAATTCATCAAAATAATCATCAGCAATGCCATTCATGTTCTTACGGGTTTCATCGTGCGCCCCAAAAGATGCAGGAGTTGCGTGTGTAATTTCGGAAGTCGCTACAAGGCCTGTTGCCTTTCCATTTTCTTTGGCAGCTTCAAGAACGGTCTTTACTTCAGAGCCGTCATTGTCAACCGCAATTGCATTGTTATATGTTTTGATTCCTGCGGACATTGCTGTGGCTGCGGAAGCAGAGTCAGTAACGTTTTGTTCAGGATCTTCTGGATAAGTCATTTGATTGCCAACAAGATATTTATCAAATTCAGTTTTTTCAGCTTCAGGTGTTATTGGATTGTCCTTCAAGTAGCGGTATGCAGAAGTATAAGAAACTCCCATTCCATCACCGACTAGGAAAATGACATTTTTTATCTCTGCAGAATGATCTTTTTTATCATTTTTGGCCTCAGCGTTGAACGTTCCCACTATACTGCCGAACGCTACAGTTGATAGAACAGCGAGCGGAAGAATCTTCTTTTTAAAGTTAGCTTTAATCATTTTAAGACCTCCAGATAAGTTATTTACTACGCTCTCTACTATAATAGGACTCTATTAATCTCTTATTAACACAATGTAAAAATACTTTAATTCCTTGTAAAGCCTCTTTACAATCATATATTTTACTTTTCAGGGACCAGGCCGAAAAAAAAAAGCAGGCTTAATCACCTGCTTCTAGATCTTCTGTTCTTTTTTTGTTTACGGTTGATTGCCCACACCCCAGCTGCAGCCACAAGTACCAAGGCTCCCAATAAAGTATTGACAGAAAGCAATCCACTTTGATCAGGCTTTGGCGGTTCCTCCTTCTTTACCTCAGGTTTTTTTTCAATCAAAGGTTTAAGTTCAATGGATTGGATGATATCCCCATCCTTATCCTCAATCTTAAGATTCCCTTCTTTGTCAACCACTCTCTTGCCATTTTCAATTGGTTCAGTCAAAAGGAGGTCCTCACTAGCTTTGAATTTAAGTTTTCCACTTGCGAAGGTTTCCCCTGACTTAATTCGAGAGGATTTAAAACTAGCGAAACCATAGTCGAATAGCTTGACAGTATCTTCATATATTTTTCGTTTGTAATCCGATTTCAGCAATATGGCCGTCAATTTCAACATGCCGTTATCAGCCGTGGTGGCAAGGGTTTGCTTTGATTGGTCCACAAAACCTGTCTTCCCGCCAGTGACAGCATCATAAGGTATTTCACCTATAAGCATGCGATGATGGGAAAGTAGCGTTGTATCCCATGATTCTCCATCCCATTCCAGTTCTTTAGTGCCAAATATTTCTCTAAAATCCGAATTATTCATGGCATAGTTCAAGATCGTCCCGAGGTCTTTGGCTGTTGTATAATGATTCTCATCGAATAAACCGTGCGGATTGACAAAATGGGTGTCTTCCACACCCGTATTGGTCTCTAGAAACTCATTTATGTTCTTTGAGTACCTCTCCAAAGAACCGTCCAAATGCATCGCGATCGCCAATGCAGCATCATTTCCTGAATTTATGAGCATACCTTGAACCAGTTTCCTTAATGGTACTTGTTCTCCAGGATTGAGATACACCCTTGTTCCATCGATATTCTCAATCTCCTTACTAACAACGACTATCTCATCAAGATCACCTGTTTCAATTGCATATATGGCAGTAGCAATCTTTGTCAGACTCGCAGGGTACATTCTTGCTTCTTCATTTTTCCCAAATAAAATCGCACCAGATTGCGTGTCCATTAAAACAGCAGCTTCAGAAGTCAAATCAGGAGCTTCTTCGCCTTCTGCTGCTACAAAATCTACAGAAGTATACATGATAATTAA
This portion of the Mesobacillus sp. S13 genome encodes:
- the modB gene encoding molybdate ABC transporter permease subunit, which gives rise to MSSDFWSPVKLSLEIASVSVVIVFLFGIFAARFMARRSFIGKTAVETLLTLPLVLPPTVVGFLLIVIFGINSPIGRLIEHVFGSPLIFSWWAAVIAASVVAFPLMYQSAKTGFLSIDPGAEEAARVDGANEWKVFLYVTLPLSAKTLITGLILSFARALGEFGATLMFAGNLPGKTQTAPTAIYVALESGNMQSAWLWVIAMVGISFIMLLSTSLLKQ
- a CDS encoding YkuS family protein, with translation MARVGVEQSLTNISEALRERGHEVVELRSEADSQGCDCCVVTGIDSNVMGMQDVSTQGSVIEANGLSAEEVCRQIDQKTGQSR
- a CDS encoding YuzL family protein, encoding MSNKRKKDPSTIGLNSSQVEGQGTTASETGSRAADSSRKKQKRG
- a CDS encoding D-alanyl-D-alanine carboxypeptidase family protein, whose translation is MKNVFGLLMLLLIIMYTSVDFVAAEGEEAPDLTSEAAVLMDTQSGAILFGKNEEARMYPASLTKIATAIYAIETGDLDEIVVVSKEIENIDGTRVYLNPGEQVPLRKLVQGMLINSGNDAALAIAMHLDGSLERYSKNINEFLETNTGVEDTHFVNPHGLFDENHYTTAKDLGTILNYAMNNSDFREIFGTKELEWDGESWDTTLLSHHRMLIGEIPYDAVTGGKTGFVDQSKQTLATTADNGMLKLTAILLKSDYKRKIYEDTVKLFDYGFASFKSSRIKSGETFASGKLKFKASEDLLLTEPIENGKRVVDKEGNLKIEDKDGDIIQSIELKPLIEKKPEVKKEEPPKPDQSGLLSVNTLLGALVLVAAAGVWAINRKQKKNRRSRSR
- a CDS encoding ABC-F family ATP-binding cassette domain-containing protein, whose translation is MITVQNVGLRYGDRKLFEDVNIKFTPGNCYGLIGANGAGKSTFLKILSGEIEAQTGNVSMTPGERMAVLKQNHFEYEDVEVLKVVIMGHARLYEVMQEKDAIYMKADFTDEDGMKAAELEGEFAELNGWEAESEAAILLKGLGIGEELHDKKMADIGGGEKVKVLLAQALFGKPDVLLLDEPTNHLDIAAIQWLEEFLINFENTVIVVSHDRHFLNKVCTHIADLDFGKIQLYVGNYDFWYESSQLALKMQSDTNRKKEEKIKELQAFIARFSANASKSKQATSRKKLLDKISLDDIKPSSRKYPYVAFTPDREIGNDLLRVDGISKTIDGVKVLDNISFIMNKDDKIALVGKNEIAITTLFKILTGEMEADSGTYKWGVTTSQAYFPKDNSEFFEGCDLTLVDWLRQFSPKDDSESFLRGFLGRMLFSGEEVLKKASVLSGGEKVRCMLSKMMLSGANVLLLDEPTNHLDLESITALNNGMINFKGSMIFSSHDHQFVQTVANRIMEITPSGLVDKQVTYDEYLENEELQKQIAEMYS
- a CDS encoding DUF4352 domain-containing protein encodes the protein MKKYLQIMLAVSMVTGCSFAEAESNKESKTAETVVDKPTNNNTDVYVPNPQVTDDRDLKKVGDSITDEKGELTLKSVKKVNETFKLDGIEYTVKEVKLLHFIPDYSLIDFYHPYTHDEEFDFVKIGVEVKNNSAENYHFGPVAMVSINNTIHKTWEDDFYLEELNGENLARQKKQGNLGFIVDELENLDKVEILSGDLVDKDKEKIGEPINLVVNFE
- the modA gene encoding molybdate ABC transporter substrate-binding protein produces the protein MKKIHIILFTALALFISGCADDRATNQTELTISAAASLREVMEETGQLYMKQNPGIKIVYNFGGSGSLAQQISQGAPVDLFISAAEDKFDYLYSKKLLHQEHSVRLLRNELVLITQKDSKDIMSAESLTNDNIERIAIGTPESVPAGMYGKQALLSLQLWDELEEKIIPAKDVRQVLSYVETGNVDAGFVYKTDALISDKIRIIPLNGKVLHDPIVYPVGVVAGTEHLSESIDFFDFLKGQEAMKVFKKYGFKAALE
- a CDS encoding alkaline phosphatase, yielding MIKANFKKKILPLAVLSTVAFGSIVGTFNAEAKNDKKDHSAEIKNVIFLVGDGMGVSYTSAYRYLKDNPITPEAEKTEFDKYLVGNQMTYPEDPEQNVTDSASAATAMSAGIKTYNNAIAVDNDGSEVKTVLEAAKENGKATGLVATSEITHATPASFGAHDETRKNMNGIADDYFDELVNGEHKIDVMLGGGLSNFERADRNLAKDFQKDGYSYVTNKQELLNNTNEKVLGLFAPGGMDKMIDRSEETPSLEEMTKSAIQRLNKDKDGFFLMVEGSQVDWAGHDNDIVAAMSEMEDFEKAYKAAIEFAKKDKHTLVVATADHSTGGYSIGANGIYNWFGAPIKAAKRTPDFMAAEIAKGASAEETLKKYIDFESQDLPALTAEEIQSVKDAASGKKADIDNAIEKIFDTRSNTGWTTGGHTGEDVPVYAFGPGKERFYGQIDNTDNAKNIFDILANGKRK